The Sphingomonas sp. So64.6b genome includes a region encoding these proteins:
- a CDS encoding tetratricopeptide repeat protein → MAINGLDELNTLTPDDIAARLSAPPEERAVFMRQAAEAGVAEAQAVYGQMLLDGAGVAADPRAALGWFTKAAAQHHVMGLNMVGRCYDLGWGTAPDKRRAAECYRVAAERGLDWAMYNYATLLALGDGVAEDKAAALGWLQKAAAMGNAKAINFVGSFHEDGWVVERDMSVAADCYARAAEGGDFRGQFNHARLLGEAGRIDEALGWLGRVGETATSAFIDKAAAWLAASVIPGFATRGVAALRSGVK, encoded by the coding sequence ATGGCGATAAATGGGCTGGATGAGCTCAATACGCTGACGCCCGATGATATCGCCGCGCGCCTCTCCGCCCCGCCGGAGGAGCGCGCGGTCTTTATGCGTCAGGCAGCCGAGGCGGGCGTGGCCGAAGCGCAGGCGGTTTATGGCCAGATGCTGCTCGATGGTGCGGGCGTCGCTGCCGACCCGCGCGCGGCGCTCGGCTGGTTCACCAAGGCGGCGGCCCAGCATCATGTGATGGGGCTCAACATGGTTGGGCGCTGCTACGATCTTGGCTGGGGCACCGCGCCGGACAAACGCCGCGCGGCGGAATGTTACCGTGTCGCGGCCGAACGGGGCCTCGACTGGGCGATGTATAATTACGCCACCCTGCTCGCGCTCGGCGATGGCGTGGCGGAGGACAAGGCGGCGGCGCTCGGCTGGCTGCAAAAGGCGGCGGCGATGGGCAATGCCAAGGCGATCAACTTTGTCGGCAGCTTCCATGAGGATGGCTGGGTGGTCGAACGCGATATGAGCGTCGCCGCCGATTGCTATGCCCGCGCGGCGGAAGGCGGCGATTTTCGCGGTCAGTTCAATCATGCGCGCCTGCTCGGTGAGGCCGGCCGGATCGACGAGGCGCTGGGCTGGCTCGGCCGGGTCGGAGAGACTGCGACGTCGGCCTTCATCGACAAGGCGGCGGCATGGCTCGCCGCTTCCGTCATACCGGGCTTTGCCACTCGCGGCGTCGCGGCATTGCGGAGCGGCGTAAAATGA
- a CDS encoding PH domain-containing protein, which produces MSDVHLNPLEPGQRIVMHAGALVPALALAAGGLAAGFAARSELDLPGWPFALALGLVALWSLLIAPRRRWAAWGWALEEDELHVAHGVWTMVHTVVPLARVQHIDVAQGPLERTLGLARLVLHTAGTAHATVTLPGVTRETAEGLRDKIRAHIKAEQW; this is translated from the coding sequence ATGAGCGATGTCCATCTGAACCCACTCGAACCCGGTCAACGCATCGTCATGCATGCCGGAGCGCTGGTGCCGGCGCTCGCGCTCGCTGCGGGCGGCCTGGCGGCGGGCTTTGCCGCGCGCAGCGAACTCGACCTGCCCGGCTGGCCATTCGCGCTTGCCCTCGGCCTGGTCGCGCTGTGGTCGCTGTTGATTGCGCCGCGCCGGCGCTGGGCCGCGTGGGGTTGGGCGCTGGAGGAGGATGAGCTCCATGTCGCGCATGGCGTCTGGACGATGGTACATACCGTCGTGCCGCTCGCCCGGGTCCAGCATATCGATGTGGCGCAGGGACCACTGGAGCGGACGCTCGGCCTTGCGCGTCTCGTTCTCCATACGGCCGGCACCGCGCATGCGACCGTCACGCTGCCGGGGGTGACCCGCGAGACCGCCGAGGGCCTGCGCGACAAGATCCGTGCTCATATCAAGGCCGAACAATGGTGA
- a CDS encoding Fe2+-dependent dioxygenase, with amino-acid sequence MMIAIPDVLSAERVAELRLLIDAADWIDGNATSGAQSALAKRNQQLPEDSEAAKRAGNIVLDALAASPLFVAAALPLKVFPPLFNRYAGGQEFGLHVDNAIRIRRGSDFRIRSDLSATLFLEPPEDYDGGELVVEDQFGAQSVKLPAGHMLLYPASSLHKVEPVTRGTRTASFFWIQSMVRDDGARRILFDLDQAVQSVAAAQGQGNAAVIQLTGVYHNLLRRWAEA; translated from the coding sequence ATGATGATCGCCATTCCCGATGTGTTGAGCGCCGAGCGCGTCGCCGAATTGCGGCTGTTGATCGACGCCGCCGACTGGATCGATGGCAATGCCACCTCAGGCGCGCAATCCGCGCTGGCCAAGCGCAATCAGCAATTGCCCGAGGACTCGGAGGCCGCGAAGCGCGCCGGCAATATCGTGCTCGATGCGCTCGCCGCATCGCCTTTGTTCGTCGCGGCCGCTCTCCCGCTCAAGGTCTTCCCGCCCTTGTTCAACCGCTATGCCGGCGGTCAGGAATTCGGCTTGCATGTCGACAATGCGATCCGCATCCGGCGCGGCAGCGATTTCCGCATTCGCAGCGACCTGTCGGCGACGCTCTTCCTCGAACCGCCAGAGGATTATGACGGCGGTGAGCTGGTGGTCGAAGACCAGTTCGGCGCGCAATCGGTCAAGCTGCCTGCCGGCCATATGCTGCTCTATCCCGCATCGAGCCTGCACAAGGTCGAGCCCGTCACGCGCGGCACGCGCACCGCGTCCTTCTTCTGGATCCAGTCGATGGTGCGCGACGATGGCGCCCGGCGCATCCTGTTCGACCTCGATCAGGCAGTGCAATCGGTCGCCGCCGCACAAGGGCAGGGCAATGCGGCGGTGATCCAGCTCACCGGCGTCTATCACAATCTGCTGCGCCGCTGGGCCGAGGCCTGA
- the cobS gene encoding cobaltochelatase subunit CobS produces MTDIPNTQPDSRETTIMEAPDKMLSVRDAFGIDSDMQVPAFSEADERVPDLDPAYVFDADTTLAICAGFAHNRRVMVQGYHGTGKSTHIEQVAARLKWPCIRINLDAHISRIDLVGRDAIVLKDGKQITEFREGLLPWALQTPTALVFDEYDAGRPDVMFVIQRVLETEGKLTLLDQNRVIRPNPWFRLFSTANTVGLGDTSGLYHGTQQINQGQMDRWNIVVTLNYLPAAVEAQIVLAKSGEYDKPEGKKAVEDMVRVADLTRRGFINGDISTVMSPRTVITWAQNALIFGDVGFAFRLSFLNKCDETERALVAEYYQRVFGKDLPESVVGKS; encoded by the coding sequence ATGACCGACATTCCAAATACCCAGCCCGACAGCCGCGAAACGACGATCATGGAGGCGCCCGACAAGATGCTCAGCGTCCGCGACGCGTTCGGCATCGATTCGGACATGCAAGTCCCGGCGTTCAGCGAAGCGGACGAGCGCGTGCCCGATCTCGATCCGGCCTATGTGTTCGACGCCGACACCACGCTCGCGATCTGCGCGGGCTTCGCGCATAATCGCCGCGTGATGGTGCAGGGCTATCACGGCACCGGCAAATCGACTCATATCGAACAGGTCGCGGCGCGCCTGAAATGGCCGTGCATCCGCATCAACCTCGATGCGCATATCAGCCGCATCGATCTGGTCGGCCGCGACGCGATCGTGCTCAAGGACGGCAAGCAGATCACCGAATTCCGCGAAGGGCTGCTGCCCTGGGCGCTGCAGACGCCGACCGCTTTGGTGTTCGACGAATATGATGCCGGCCGCCCCGACGTGATGTTCGTGATCCAGCGCGTGCTGGAAACCGAAGGCAAGCTGACCCTGCTCGACCAGAACCGCGTGATCCGCCCCAACCCCTGGTTCCGCCTTTTCTCGACCGCCAACACGGTTGGCCTCGGCGACACCAGTGGGCTCTATCATGGCACGCAACAGATCAACCAGGGTCAGATGGACCGCTGGAACATCGTCGTCACGCTCAACTATCTGCCCGCCGCGGTCGAGGCGCAGATCGTGCTCGCCAAGTCGGGCGAGTATGACAAGCCCGAGGGCAAGAAGGCGGTCGAGGACATGGTTCGCGTCGCCGACCTGACCCGGCGCGGCTTCATCAACGGCGACATCTCGACCGTGATGAGCCCGCGCACCGTGATCACCTGGGCACAGAATGCGCTGATTTTCGGCGATGTCGGCTTCGCCTTCCGCCTGTCGTTCCTCAACAAGTGCGACGAGACCGAGCGCGCGCTGGTCGCGGAATATTATCAGCGCGTGTTCGGCAAGGACCTGCCGGAAAGCGTCGTCGGCAAGAGCTGA
- the cobT gene encoding cobaltochelatase subunit CobT, which produces MTTETPLDQFKAVLGGTSRALADEPEVELAFTADAPTQSGKHIKVPMPARTLPADQVAEARGFADGFALRLRHHDAALHAKTAPGDAVARAVFDAVEGARVEALGARGYAGIAANLATALDMKLRADPITRARNREEVPLSTALGLMVRERLTGAHAPAASAMGMALIRDWIEDKAGHDLDALALAIDDQRAFATLATRLLEDLELIEGDMIPDDSEEGGSDDEGTEDQQSDEGDEGESEGEEGQGEIEARGQDRDAESQDGESTEQGDDQYDDMDGEPGDEGEEGMLPVRPNRPLHDFGAQFDYKAWTTAYDEVIAATELCDADELARLRSYLDQQLVHLQGAVTKLANRLQRRLMAQQNRSWDFDQEEGLLDAARLARVVVNPMQSLSYKIERETDFRDTVVTLLIDNSGSMRGRPISIAAISADILARTLERCGVKTEILGFTTRAWKGGQARETWLAAGRPPQPGRLNDIRHIVYKKADEPWRRAKASLGLMMREGLLKENIDGEALLWAHGRLIGRPEERKIMMVISDGAPVDDSTLSVNSGSYLERHLRQVIAWIETKSPVELVAIGIGHDVTRYYQRAVTIMDAEQLGGTIIEQLAALFDTE; this is translated from the coding sequence ATGACCACTGAAACGCCCCTCGACCAGTTCAAGGCCGTGCTTGGCGGCACCTCGCGTGCGCTTGCCGACGAGCCTGAGGTCGAGCTCGCCTTCACCGCTGACGCGCCGACTCAGTCGGGCAAGCATATCAAGGTGCCGATGCCGGCGCGCACACTGCCGGCCGATCAGGTGGCGGAGGCGCGCGGTTTCGCCGATGGTTTCGCGCTCCGGCTCAGGCATCACGACGCAGCATTGCACGCGAAGACCGCGCCAGGCGACGCGGTGGCGCGCGCGGTGTTCGATGCTGTTGAAGGCGCGCGGGTCGAGGCGCTTGGCGCACGCGGTTATGCCGGGATCGCCGCCAATCTGGCGACCGCTCTCGACATGAAATTGCGCGCCGATCCGATCACGCGCGCGCGCAATCGCGAAGAAGTGCCGCTGTCGACCGCGCTCGGCCTGATGGTGCGCGAACGGCTGACTGGCGCACATGCGCCTGCCGCGAGCGCGATGGGCATGGCGCTGATCCGCGACTGGATCGAGGACAAGGCGGGCCACGATCTCGATGCGCTGGCACTGGCGATCGACGACCAGCGCGCCTTTGCGACGCTGGCGACGCGGTTGCTCGAGGATCTCGAACTGATCGAGGGCGACATGATCCCCGACGACAGCGAGGAAGGCGGCAGCGACGACGAGGGCACCGAGGATCAGCAGTCCGACGAAGGCGACGAAGGCGAGAGCGAGGGCGAGGAAGGCCAGGGCGAGATCGAAGCGCGCGGCCAGGACCGCGATGCCGAATCGCAGGACGGCGAGTCGACCGAGCAGGGCGACGACCAATATGACGATATGGACGGCGAGCCCGGCGACGAGGGCGAGGAGGGTATGCTGCCGGTCCGCCCCAACCGGCCGCTGCACGATTTCGGCGCGCAGTTCGATTACAAGGCCTGGACCACTGCCTATGACGAGGTGATCGCCGCGACCGAGCTGTGCGACGCCGACGAACTGGCGCGGCTGCGGTCGTATCTCGATCAGCAGCTCGTCCATCTGCAGGGCGCGGTGACCAAACTCGCCAATCGGCTGCAGCGCCGCTTGATGGCGCAGCAGAATCGCTCTTGGGACTTCGACCAGGAAGAAGGGCTGCTCGACGCGGCGCGGCTCGCCCGCGTGGTGGTCAATCCGATGCAGTCGCTGAGCTACAAGATCGAGCGCGAGACCGATTTCCGCGATACGGTGGTCACGTTGCTGATCGACAATAGCGGCTCGATGCGCGGGCGGCCGATCTCGATCGCCGCGATCAGCGCGGACATCCTGGCGCGCACGCTCGAGCGCTGCGGCGTCAAGACCGAGATTCTCGGCTTCACCACCCGCGCCTGGAAGGGCGGGCAGGCGCGCGAAACCTGGCTTGCCGCCGGGCGGCCGCCGCAGCCGGGCCGGCTCAACGATATCCGCCACATCGTCTACAAGAAAGCCGATGAACCCTGGCGCCGCGCCAAGGCATCGCTCGGGCTGATGATGCGCGAGGGATTGCTCAAGGAGAATATCGACGGCGAGGCATTGCTCTGGGCGCATGGCCGGCTGATCGGTCGGCCCGAGGAGCGCAAGATCATGATGGTCATCTCGGACGGCGCGCCGGTCGACGATTCGACGCTCAGCGTCAATTCGGGCAGCTATCTCGAACGCCATCTGCGCCAGGTGATCGCCTGGATCGAGACCAAATCGCCGGTCGAGCTGGTCGCGATCGGCATCGGCCATGACGTGACGCGTTATTACCAGCGCGCGGTGACGATCATGGATGCCGAACAGCTCGGCGGCACCATCATCGAACAGCTCGCGGCGCTGTTCGATACCGAGTGA
- a CDS encoding TonB-dependent receptor: MRRPGTVSRRAAVPAFLALSCVGAFVTAPAMAKDGADAAPADEAALAQRRDDDILVEGERIRQDASPKDVAPIIDTPKSIVLLDKSVIEQTGSANLQDALRTVPGITFGAAEGGNPIGDRPFIRGFDSQGSLYVDGVRDLASQTREVFAIESIQIVRGSDSTLGGRGSAGGTINILSKTPQPGNFGSVNASYGNGDYKRVTGDLNVQISDTVAARIQGLWHDQNVVDRDAIWSKRWGFAPSITIGLGTPTRLTASYYYLESHELPDSGMPFLYTIANAPGTGNIFTTPALGNVITAGGQTGYVARSNFYGLVDRDFRDSTTNQAMLRVEHDFGNVTLRNTARYSHSEQSYNFLLPDDSQGNVFGTAAINPAPATPGGLRGDILTGGYVWRRGNTRYGYSESIVDQTDLSGTFKTGGMEHSFAVGTEFSWEKTRRGALVSANGSTVSPRCNTATIARYYCTSLFNPNPYDPWVNYSSDTSAVQTPIVRGAPNTETQNDAQTQAIYGFDSITITPALILNLGARYDRFKSTVTLPFTAGTSALRLSRTDKLFNWQAGLVLKPTKETSLYASYATAATPPNTLLGEGREDNALPTTSSAVNLAILDALKVQKTKTYEVGAKGSLFGDKLALGLAVFQTDIDNARVQIDATTVGFLGKTRIRGVELTANGTILPGWTIFGGYTYLDPKIIDAGFAALTAPANGPAAAKIVYVPSVNTGKQVPQTAKNSFTLSTNYQATKRFSFGGGAYYMDRQIGGYADNRAATQTTTGVVTVSSATKVLTRGVPSYWRFDAQARYKLTDNVEIAVNAQNLTNKTYFSQTYTSHYAAIAPGRTVFGTVSLKF, encoded by the coding sequence ATGCGCCGTCCGGGCACTGTTTCACGTCGCGCCGCTGTGCCTGCTTTTCTGGCTCTGTCGTGTGTCGGTGCGTTCGTCACCGCCCCGGCGATGGCCAAGGATGGCGCCGATGCCGCGCCCGCTGACGAAGCGGCCCTCGCGCAACGCCGCGACGACGATATTCTGGTCGAAGGCGAGCGGATCCGGCAGGACGCCAGTCCAAAGGATGTGGCGCCGATCATCGATACGCCGAAGTCGATAGTCCTGCTCGACAAGAGCGTGATCGAACAGACAGGGTCGGCCAATTTGCAAGACGCATTGCGCACGGTACCGGGCATCACCTTTGGCGCGGCCGAGGGCGGCAATCCGATCGGCGACCGGCCATTCATCCGTGGCTTCGACAGCCAGGGCAGCCTCTATGTCGATGGCGTGCGCGATCTCGCATCGCAGACCCGTGAGGTTTTCGCGATCGAGTCGATCCAGATCGTGCGCGGTTCGGATTCGACGCTGGGTGGCCGCGGCAGCGCCGGCGGGACGATAAACATCCTCTCCAAAACGCCGCAGCCGGGCAACTTCGGATCAGTCAATGCCAGCTACGGCAATGGCGACTACAAGCGCGTCACCGGCGATCTGAATGTGCAGATCAGCGATACCGTCGCGGCGCGGATTCAGGGGCTTTGGCACGATCAGAATGTCGTCGATCGCGACGCGATCTGGTCGAAGCGTTGGGGTTTTGCACCCAGCATCACGATCGGTCTCGGTACGCCGACCCGCCTGACCGCCAGCTATTATTATCTGGAAAGCCATGAACTGCCCGACAGCGGCATGCCGTTCCTGTATACCATCGCCAATGCGCCCGGCACCGGCAATATCTTTACCACCCCCGCGCTCGGCAACGTCATCACGGCGGGTGGCCAGACCGGTTATGTCGCTCGCTCCAACTTCTATGGGCTGGTCGATCGCGATTTCCGTGACAGCACGACCAACCAGGCGATGCTGCGGGTCGAACATGATTTCGGCAATGTCACGTTGCGCAACACCGCGCGCTACAGCCACAGCGAGCAATCCTATAATTTCCTGCTACCCGATGACAGCCAGGGCAATGTTTTCGGCACCGCCGCGATCAACCCGGCGCCCGCCACTCCGGGCGGCCTGCGCGGTGACATCCTGACCGGCGGCTATGTCTGGCGGCGCGGCAACACCCGCTACGGCTATTCGGAGAGTATCGTCGATCAGACCGATCTGAGCGGCACGTTCAAGACCGGCGGCATGGAACACAGCTTCGCGGTCGGCACCGAATTCTCCTGGGAAAAGACCCGGCGCGGGGCGCTCGTCTCGGCGAATGGCTCAACCGTCAGCCCGCGTTGTAATACCGCGACGATCGCGCGTTACTATTGCACCAGCCTGTTCAATCCCAACCCTTATGATCCATGGGTCAATTATTCGAGCGACACATCGGCGGTACAAACGCCGATTGTACGGGGCGCGCCCAATACTGAAACGCAGAACGATGCACAGACTCAGGCGATCTACGGCTTCGATTCAATCACGATCACCCCAGCGCTGATCCTGAATCTAGGCGCGCGCTACGACCGGTTCAAATCCACCGTGACGCTGCCCTTCACTGCCGGCACCTCCGCGCTTCGCCTGTCGCGCACAGACAAATTGTTCAACTGGCAGGCTGGCCTGGTGCTCAAGCCGACCAAGGAAACCAGCCTGTACGCCAGCTATGCGACGGCGGCGACACCGCCGAACACCCTGTTGGGCGAGGGCCGTGAGGACAATGCGCTGCCGACGACCAGTTCTGCTGTCAACCTGGCGATACTCGATGCACTTAAAGTCCAGAAGACCAAGACCTATGAGGTCGGTGCGAAAGGCAGCCTGTTCGGTGACAAGCTGGCGCTTGGCCTGGCGGTATTCCAGACCGACATCGACAATGCCCGGGTGCAGATCGATGCGACTACCGTCGGTTTCCTCGGCAAGACCCGCATCCGCGGCGTCGAACTGACCGCCAACGGCACCATACTTCCCGGCTGGACCATTTTCGGCGGCTATACCTATCTCGATCCGAAGATCATCGATGCCGGCTTTGCTGCGCTGACCGCGCCCGCCAATGGGCCGGCAGCGGCGAAAATCGTCTATGTCCCGTCGGTCAACACCGGCAAGCAAGTGCCGCAGACCGCGAAGAACAGCTTCACGCTCTCGACCAACTATCAGGCAACCAAGCGCTTCTCGTTCGGCGGCGGCGCATATTATATGGACCGGCAGATCGGCGGCTATGCCGACAATAGGGCTGCTACGCAGACGACCACCGGCGTGGTGACCGTCTCCTCGGCAACCAAGGTCCTGACGCGCGGCGTCCCGAGCTATTGGCGCTTCGATGCCCAGGCACGGTACAAGCTGACCGACAATGTCGAGATCGCCGTCAATGCTCAGAACCTGACCAACAAGACCTATTTCTCACAAACCTATACCTCGCACTATGCGGCGATCGCGCCTGGTCGTACGGTGTTCGGCACGGTGAGCTTGAAGTTCTAG
- a CDS encoding DUF922 domain-containing protein yields the protein MMRLAGFAMALIVLSTGSAVTAQSTDAFAGIPNISFTYYDVSGSTATALRTSIDKARPADPKNGDRFDALSNWRLAWAWKSDGKTKCDLSAATLTFSATVLMPRLAAPDSLSPELRARWDRYIAALETHEAGHVRHAYDHHGEVLAAIKSATCETVSKAAQAAIDRIDEYNIEYDRQTRHGETQGAVFP from the coding sequence ATGATGCGCCTTGCCGGTTTCGCGATGGCGCTGATCGTGCTGTCGACCGGATCGGCCGTCACCGCTCAGTCGACCGATGCCTTTGCCGGTATCCCCAATATCAGCTTCACTTATTATGACGTGTCCGGCAGCACCGCCACTGCCCTGCGCACGTCGATCGACAAAGCCAGGCCGGCGGATCCGAAGAACGGCGACAGGTTCGATGCGCTGAGCAACTGGCGCTTGGCATGGGCCTGGAAGAGCGACGGCAAGACAAAATGCGACCTGAGCGCCGCCACGCTTACTTTCTCGGCAACCGTGCTGATGCCGCGGCTCGCTGCGCCCGACTCGCTCTCGCCCGAACTGCGCGCGCGCTGGGACCGTTATATCGCGGCGCTTGAAACGCATGAGGCAGGGCATGTCCGCCACGCCTATGATCATCACGGCGAAGTGCTGGCCGCGATCAAGAGCGCGACTTGCGAGACGGTCAGCAAAGCCGCCCAGGCGGCGATCGACAGGATCGACGAGTATAATATCGAATATGACCGCCAGACGCGTCACGGCGAAACGCAGGGCGCGGTCTTTCCCTGA
- a CDS encoding TetR/AcrR family transcriptional regulator — protein MRRTRTAIVGAFTRLLFTRRYETIRTAQLIAEADIGRSTFYEHFRSKDDVLVAVIDPIFEPLADAAAGRGNMARLRLMLDHMWQQRALGRVIFDPGRLPRLQRKLAAMIDERLDGGILDGGISAHVPHALIATAAAAGQLAMLRMWLAGEVACPVATLAQHLMNDFLVVIPRSASLMPVT, from the coding sequence GTGCGGCGGACGCGGACGGCAATCGTCGGCGCCTTCACCCGCCTGCTCTTCACGCGTCGTTACGAAACGATCCGCACCGCACAGTTGATTGCCGAAGCCGATATCGGCCGTTCGACCTTTTACGAGCATTTCCGCAGCAAGGATGACGTGCTGGTCGCGGTCATCGATCCGATCTTCGAACCGTTGGCGGACGCCGCTGCGGGCCGCGGCAACATGGCGCGCCTGCGCTTGATGCTCGATCATATGTGGCAACAGCGCGCACTGGGCCGGGTGATCTTCGATCCCGGCCGTTTGCCCAGGCTGCAGCGCAAGCTCGCCGCGATGATCGACGAGCGTTTGGACGGGGGTATATTGGACGGGGGTATATCGGCCCACGTGCCGCACGCATTGATCGCGACCGCGGCGGCGGCCGGGCAATTGGCGATGCTGCGCATGTGGCTGGCGGGGGAGGTCGCCTGTCCGGTCGCAACGCTGGCGCAACACCTGATGAACGATTTCTTGGTCGTGATACCGCGATCGGCGTCGCTCATGCCGGTGACCTGA
- a CDS encoding VOC family protein: MTETHRATAIVPSDDLDASEAFYRKLGFQVESDYGDYRILADGKGWHLHLTRSAGWPARVEDNPFGLYLYVDDVDAVADRVRDLIIEKGTPHLKPWGTYEFAVSDPSGTLVRIGRAMGS, translated from the coding sequence ATGACCGAGACCCATCGGGCGACCGCCATCGTGCCGAGCGACGATCTGGATGCCAGCGAAGCCTTTTACCGCAAGCTCGGTTTTCAGGTGGAGAGCGACTATGGCGATTATCGCATCCTTGCCGACGGCAAGGGCTGGCATTTGCACCTGACCAGGTCAGCGGGATGGCCGGCCAGGGTCGAGGACAATCCCTTCGGTCTGTATCTGTATGTCGACGATGTCGATGCGGTCGCCGACCGGGTTCGCGACCTGATCATCGAGAAGGGCACGCCGCATCTCAAGCCATGGGGCACTTATGAATTCGCGGTGAGCGATCCCAGCGGCACGTTGGTTCGGATCGGGCGTGCCATGGGATCGTGA
- a CDS encoding ribbon-helix-helix domain-containing protein produces MITAPPTGFQGPIKRSVTIAGHQTSISLEPVFWAALESAAASHALPLNALIAEIDALRIMADDPPNLASALRSWLFNVSSENSSQ; encoded by the coding sequence GTGATCACCGCACCCCCAACCGGCTTTCAGGGTCCCATAAAACGCTCGGTCACCATCGCCGGTCACCAGACTTCAATCAGCCTTGAACCCGTCTTCTGGGCTGCGCTTGAGTCTGCGGCCGCCAGCCACGCTCTCCCACTCAATGCGCTGATCGCCGAGATCGACGCCTTGCGCATCATGGCGGATGACCCGCCCAATCTCGCAAGCGCGCTGCGAAGCTGGCTTTTCAATGTTTCTAGTGAGAATAGCTCTCAATAG
- a CDS encoding PH domain-containing protein, protein MSEAGLDAKLDGGPKRLHPATMLVSIARGAPSTLLGLPALLAVVAKMDLLLVLGAAAAVFLSTAALRWAAWRRFTYRLTDDAVVIESGVLSRNRRTIPYERMADIGIEQRPLQRLFGLATLTLETGGSGQDEGKLDSVAMAEAERLRAVLHRQRAGVAVSQAPEQQADLVPAPMSSVLFAMGTGRVLLSGLFNFSLVWIAVGLGVVQFLAPALGVDDETFWRAAADRTGRIGVAQTGSWAATIATGAMLVLVLGVIAGLIRTTLRDYGFSLSDDGGRLRRLRGLLTRSETVIALPRLQLAAIDSGPLRRWLGWQRLRGQLLGGEGATGRQDLAPLARADEVDRLLDALRLPRIDPADMTPVSHRHVWRAVLRSIALPALVILAATLWKALALFALPFLLPLLAVALLRRKHHRYALSGDLLQVQRGVVTRTTWVVPIARIQSITLSRGWIQRRLGLASVRIDTAGAGIFTGPDIHDLKERAAAALVADLTPRLDIRRLSQPAPERDASSG, encoded by the coding sequence GTGAGTGAGGCCGGACTTGATGCCAAGCTTGATGGCGGTCCGAAGCGGCTCCATCCGGCAACCATGCTGGTATCGATCGCGCGCGGCGCACCATCGACGCTTCTCGGCTTGCCGGCGCTGCTCGCGGTGGTGGCGAAGATGGACCTTCTGCTGGTACTCGGGGCCGCCGCTGCCGTCTTTTTGAGTACGGCCGCGCTGCGCTGGGCTGCCTGGCGACGTTTCACCTACCGGTTGACCGACGATGCGGTGGTGATCGAAAGCGGCGTGCTGAGCCGCAATCGCCGGACCATCCCCTATGAGCGCATGGCGGATATCGGCATCGAACAACGTCCGCTGCAACGACTGTTCGGCCTGGCGACATTGACGCTGGAGACCGGCGGGTCGGGGCAGGATGAGGGCAAGCTAGACAGCGTCGCGATGGCCGAAGCCGAACGGCTGCGCGCCGTGCTGCATCGGCAGCGCGCGGGCGTTGCCGTGTCGCAAGCGCCGGAGCAGCAGGCCGACCTCGTTCCGGCTCCGATGTCTTCCGTCCTGTTCGCGATGGGGACCGGGCGCGTCCTGCTCTCCGGCCTGTTCAACTTTTCACTCGTGTGGATCGCGGTTGGACTGGGTGTGGTTCAGTTTCTCGCCCCTGCGCTTGGTGTCGATGATGAAACTTTCTGGCGCGCCGCCGCCGATCGCACCGGCAGAATTGGCGTGGCGCAGACCGGCTCCTGGGCTGCGACCATCGCGACCGGCGCGATGCTGGTCCTTGTCCTCGGCGTGATTGCGGGGCTGATCCGGACCACGTTGCGCGATTATGGCTTCTCCTTGTCCGACGATGGCGGACGCCTGCGCCGGTTACGCGGCCTGCTCACGCGTAGCGAAACGGTCATCGCGCTGCCCAGGCTTCAACTCGCTGCGATCGATTCGGGGCCGCTCCGGCGCTGGCTGGGCTGGCAGCGGTTGCGTGGGCAATTGCTCGGCGGAGAAGGCGCGACCGGTCGCCAGGATCTCGCACCGCTTGCCCGGGCCGATGAGGTCGATCGCTTACTGGACGCACTCCGGCTGCCCCGGATCGACCCGGCCGACATGACGCCCGTGTCCCACCGGCACGTCTGGCGCGCGGTGCTGCGCAGCATCGCATTGCCCGCCCTGGTGATTCTGGCGGCGACGCTGTGGAAAGCGCTAGCGCTGTTCGCCTTGCCGTTTCTCCTGCCGTTGCTTGCCGTCGCGCTGCTGCGCAGGAAGCACCACCGTTACGCGCTGAGCGGTGATTTGCTCCAGGTCCAGCGCGGTGTCGTCACGCGCACGACCTGGGTGGTGCCGATTGCGCGCATCCAGTCGATCACGCTGAGCCGCGGCTGGATCCAGCGCCGGCTCGGCCTGGCCAGTGTGCGTATCGACACTGCCGGTGCCGGCATCTTCACAGGACCCGATATTCACGACTTGAAAGAGCGTGCCGCAGCCGCGCTGGTTGCGGACCTGACCCCGCGTCTGGACATTCGGCGCTTGTCTCAACCTGCCCCGGAGCGCGACGCGAGCAGCGGTTGA